From a region of the Streptomyces tirandamycinicus genome:
- a CDS encoding putative protein N(5)-glutamine methyltransferase, producing MREAGCVFAEDEAELLLSAARTPAELTAMVERRACGHPLEHVVGWAEFCGLRIAVEPGVFVPRRRTEFLVRRAASTRPDAGVVVDLCCGSGAVGAALAAALPGTGVELYASDVEPVAVRCARRNLPRGARVLEGDLFEPLPGGLRGRVDILAANVPYVPTEEVGLLPAEARVHEPLVALDGGTDGLDVLRRVTAKAGGWLAPGGILLFETSEHQAPDALAAVADGGLVPGADRCDERYATVVVGTKPAG from the coding sequence CTGCGGGAAGCGGGCTGTGTCTTCGCCGAGGACGAGGCCGAACTGCTGCTCTCCGCCGCCCGCACGCCTGCCGAGCTCACCGCCATGGTGGAACGGCGGGCCTGCGGCCATCCTCTGGAACACGTCGTCGGCTGGGCGGAGTTCTGCGGTCTGCGGATCGCCGTGGAGCCGGGGGTGTTCGTCCCCCGGCGCCGAACCGAGTTCCTTGTGCGCCGGGCGGCGAGCACCCGGCCGGACGCCGGTGTGGTCGTCGACCTGTGCTGCGGTTCGGGCGCCGTCGGGGCGGCGCTGGCGGCCGCGCTGCCGGGCACGGGGGTCGAGTTGTACGCCTCTGACGTCGAGCCCGTCGCGGTCAGGTGTGCCCGGCGCAATCTGCCACGAGGCGCACGCGTCCTCGAGGGCGATCTGTTCGAGCCGCTGCCGGGCGGGCTGCGTGGGCGGGTCGACATCCTCGCCGCGAACGTGCCGTACGTACCGACCGAGGAGGTCGGGCTGCTGCCGGCCGAGGCCCGGGTGCATGAACCGCTCGTCGCGCTCGACGGCGGCACGGACGGCCTCGATGTGCTGCGGCGGGTGACGGCGAAGGCGGGGGGATGGCTGGCGCCCGGCGGGATCCTGCTGTTCGAGACCAGTGAGCACCAGGCCCCGGACGCGCTGGCCGCGGTCGCGGACGGTGGACTGGTGCCGGGGGCGGACAGGTGCGACGAGCGGTACGCGACCGTCGTCGTGGGGACGAAGCCGGCCGGCTGA
- a CDS encoding GDSL-type esterase/lipase family protein, with translation MSRDIRMCFIGDSFVQGIGDPDYRGWVGRVLAATRDDITAFNLGIRRNTSEDVMRRCWHEVGPRTLPEADNRLVISFGSNDTVEEGGRVRVAPDRCLDNLALILEGCRRRTVAPLVVGPPPVIGAGVAQVRRTSRLADEMAALCRSRDVPFIGTTRELAVDPVWTREAMAGDGAHPGSGGYERLANLIRVDQWHEWVSDPRP, from the coding sequence ATGAGCAGGGACATACGCATGTGTTTCATAGGCGACTCCTTCGTCCAGGGGATCGGCGACCCGGACTACCGGGGATGGGTCGGCCGGGTGCTCGCGGCCACCCGTGACGACATCACAGCCTTCAACCTCGGCATCAGGCGCAATACCTCCGAGGACGTCATGCGCCGCTGCTGGCACGAGGTCGGGCCTCGGACTCTGCCCGAGGCCGACAATCGGCTGGTCATCTCCTTCGGCAGCAACGACACCGTCGAAGAGGGCGGCAGGGTCCGCGTCGCCCCGGATCGCTGCCTGGACAATCTGGCCTTGATCCTCGAGGGATGCCGGCGTCGGACGGTTGCGCCGCTGGTAGTGGGCCCGCCACCGGTCATCGGCGCAGGTGTGGCGCAGGTGCGGCGGACTTCGAGACTCGCCGACGAGATGGCCGCGCTCTGTCGATCCCGTGACGTCCCGTTCATCGGCACGACCCGGGAGCTGGCCGTCGACCCCGTCTGGACTCGGGAGGCCATGGCCGGCGACGGCGCGCACCCCGGAAGCGGCGGCTATGAGAGGCTGGCGAATCTCATACGCGTGGATCAATGGCACGAATGGGTCAGCGACCCGCGCCCCTGA
- a CDS encoding ABC transporter permease, giving the protein MFLTYLRRELRRRRKAALVVASGLALGIALVIVVNAVSAGMNRAQGRVLESLYGLGTDMTVTKAATPPEEGGTAQRPRFRFDAGDGDDARQSQDIVMVQGFETLAASTAARVGEQDGVADAVGGLNVRVMKVDGQFERGRFEQEPGDARRGGPAGAVRGGGADFDVDSYTVYGTDVTRQELGPLTSSKITSGRTFTVGETAADVAVVDSAYAQEKELKVGSTLTISGSTFTVVGIATADSGDAAADVYLPLARAQTLADAKDKITTVYVQAADSQRIASVKETIQKNISGTTVTTSADLAQTVSGSLSTASDLAAGVGRWLSIVVLVAAFLVAGLLTSSAVSRRVREFGTLKALGWKSRRVTGQVAGEALVNGLIGGALGIGIGLAGAWAITAFSPTLTAQLGGGGGGAGGGRMLGAGPGDAGGPLRGGASRTLDIALGAPVSLTTIGLAVALAVAGGLIAGGFGGWRASRLRPADALRRVE; this is encoded by the coding sequence ATGTTCCTCACCTACCTCAGGCGCGAGCTGCGCCGTCGCAGGAAGGCGGCGCTCGTCGTCGCCTCGGGGCTCGCCCTCGGAATCGCCCTGGTCATCGTCGTGAACGCGGTCTCCGCGGGAATGAACCGCGCCCAGGGCCGGGTGCTGGAGTCGCTGTACGGGCTCGGCACCGACATGACCGTCACCAAGGCCGCCACGCCGCCGGAGGAGGGCGGGACCGCGCAGCGGCCGCGGTTCCGGTTCGACGCCGGGGACGGTGACGACGCCCGGCAGAGCCAGGACATCGTCATGGTCCAGGGGTTCGAGACGCTCGCCGCGTCGACGGCCGCGCGGGTCGGCGAGCAGGACGGGGTGGCCGACGCGGTCGGCGGCCTCAACGTACGCGTCATGAAGGTCGACGGGCAGTTCGAGCGGGGGCGGTTCGAGCAGGAGCCGGGCGACGCCCGGCGCGGCGGTCCGGCGGGCGCGGTCCGCGGCGGCGGGGCGGACTTCGACGTCGACTCGTACACCGTCTACGGCACCGACGTGACCCGTCAGGAGCTCGGACCGCTGACCTCCTCGAAGATCACGTCGGGGCGTACGTTCACGGTGGGCGAGACCGCCGCGGACGTCGCCGTCGTCGACAGCGCGTACGCCCAGGAGAAGGAGCTGAAGGTCGGCTCGACGCTGACCATCTCCGGCTCCACGTTCACCGTCGTCGGCATCGCCACGGCCGACAGCGGGGACGCGGCCGCCGACGTCTATCTGCCGCTCGCCCGGGCGCAGACCCTGGCCGACGCCAAGGACAAGATCACCACCGTCTATGTGCAGGCGGCCGACTCGCAGCGGATCGCGAGCGTCAAGGAGACGATCCAGAAGAACATCTCCGGGACGACGGTGACCACGTCCGCCGATCTCGCCCAGACGGTCTCCGGCTCCCTGTCCACCGCCTCCGACCTGGCGGCGGGCGTCGGCAGGTGGCTGTCCATCGTCGTGCTGGTGGCGGCGTTCCTGGTGGCGGGGCTGCTGACGTCGTCCGCGGTGAGCAGGCGGGTACGCGAGTTCGGCACCCTCAAGGCACTGGGCTGGAAGAGTCGCCGGGTCACCGGGCAGGTGGCGGGCGAGGCGCTCGTCAACGGCCTGATCGGCGGGGCGCTGGGCATCGGGATCGGGCTCGCGGGCGCATGGGCGATCACCGCCTTCAGCCCCACGCTCACCGCACAGTTGGGCGGCGGCGGGGGAGGCGCCGGCGGCGGCCGGATGCTCGGCGCGGGCCCCGGCGACGCGGGCGGACCCCTGAGGGGCGGCGCTTCCAGGACCCTCGACATCGCGCTCGGCGCGCCGGTGTCCCTCACCACGATCGGACTCGCGGTCGCGCTGGCGGTCGCGGGCGGCCTGATCGCCGGCGGATTCGGCGGCTGGCGCGCCTCGCGGCTGCGGCCCGCGGACGCGCTGCGGCGCGTCGAGTAG
- a CDS encoding MFS transporter, with protein sequence MGASLATRVGRRFGTGRGLLLLQAATAPFALLLPMTTIGPGLLLFATGALLVGIGVSVANVVIGSFRQTYCPPYMLGRVVATAMMINHSTIPVGSLLGGVLGETVGYRPAMWIMTSAVALSWLVLALSPMRRERELPRTREQAQEQEQEQAQEQANG encoded by the coding sequence GTGGGCGCTTCGCTGGCCACCAGGGTCGGCCGGCGGTTCGGCACGGGGCGCGGTCTGCTTCTTCTGCAGGCCGCCACCGCACCGTTCGCGCTGCTCCTGCCGATGACCACCATCGGGCCGGGGTTGCTGCTGTTCGCGACGGGAGCGCTTCTCGTCGGCATCGGCGTCTCCGTGGCCAATGTCGTGATCGGCAGCTTCCGGCAGACCTACTGCCCGCCGTACATGCTCGGCCGGGTCGTGGCGACGGCCATGATGATCAACCACAGCACCATCCCGGTCGGATCCCTGCTCGGCGGGGTGCTCGGGGAGACGGTCGGGTACCGGCCGGCAATGTGGATCATGACGAGTGCGGTCGCACTCAGCTGGCTGGTCCTCGCCTTGAGCCCGATGCGCCGCGAGCGCGAGCTTCCGCGGACCCGCGAACAGGCACAGGAGCAGGAGCAGGAGCAGGCGCAGGAGCAGGCCAACGGGTGA
- a CDS encoding helix-turn-helix domain-containing protein — translation MPGPKDLDPSTSPRALLGAELRHARENAGLSRRELGEPLFVSASFIGQLESGTRRMQPDVARRIDEILGTNGFFERNCIAANKSKHPEHFAEAAEAEAVATTIREYAPVLIPGLLQTEAYARAVFRAYRPTATEAVIDELVEARLERARLLDDPATPMVWTVLDEAVLRRRVGNAAVMAEALGHIRALARRNRVLVQVMPFSAGAHASLNGALRLMSFVDAPPLAYLEVMSMGHLEDDPPTVARYTLAYDLVVAGALSPGDSLSLVESVAEEYTHEDQQP, via the coding sequence TTGCCTGGACCGAAGGATCTGGACCCGTCGACGTCGCCCAGGGCCCTGCTCGGCGCGGAGCTGCGCCACGCCCGTGAGAACGCCGGCCTCAGCCGGCGAGAGCTCGGCGAGCCGCTCTTCGTGAGCGCGTCGTTCATCGGCCAACTGGAGTCGGGCACACGGCGGATGCAGCCGGATGTCGCACGCAGGATCGACGAGATACTCGGCACCAACGGCTTCTTCGAGCGGAACTGCATCGCCGCCAACAAGTCCAAGCACCCGGAGCACTTCGCCGAGGCCGCCGAGGCGGAAGCGGTCGCGACCACGATCCGGGAGTACGCGCCGGTGCTGATTCCGGGGCTGCTGCAGACGGAGGCGTACGCACGGGCGGTGTTCCGCGCGTACCGGCCGACCGCCACGGAGGCCGTCATCGACGAACTGGTCGAGGCACGGCTGGAGCGGGCGCGCCTCCTCGACGATCCGGCGACACCCATGGTGTGGACCGTCCTCGACGAGGCGGTGCTGCGCCGCCGTGTCGGGAACGCGGCGGTGATGGCGGAGGCCCTGGGGCACATCCGGGCGCTGGCCCGGCGGAACCGGGTGCTCGTCCAGGTGATGCCGTTCAGTGCGGGAGCGCACGCCTCCCTGAACGGCGCCCTGAGGCTGATGTCCTTCGTGGACGCCCCTCCACTGGCGTACCTGGAGGTGATGAGCATGGGGCACTTGGAGGACGACCCGCCCACCGTCGCCCGGTACACACTCGCCTACGACCTGGTCGTGGCGGGCGCGCTGTCTCCCGGCGATTCCCTGTCCCTGGTCGAGTCGGTGGCGGAGGAGTACACCCATGAAGATCAGCAGCCCTGA
- a CDS encoding MurR/RpiR family transcriptional regulator yields MQRVAEAVAGDPAGCAALTVTGLAELTGTSEATVVRTARLLGYPGYRDLRLALAGLAAQQQSGRPPAVAADITVDDPIADVVTKLAYDEQQTLADTAAGLDTVQLGAAVTALATARRIDIYGVGASGLVAQDLAQKLLRIGLVAHAHSDPHLAVTNAVQLRSGDAAVAISHSGSTGDIVEPLRAAFDHGATTVAITGRPDGPVSQYADHVLTTSTARETDLRPAAMSSRTGQLLVVDCLFIGVMQRTYETAAPALAASYEALAHRHSPRTRTR; encoded by the coding sequence ATGCAGCGGGTCGCCGAAGCCGTCGCCGGCGACCCGGCCGGCTGCGCGGCCCTCACGGTCACCGGCCTCGCCGAGCTCACCGGCACCAGCGAGGCCACCGTCGTCCGGACCGCGCGGCTCCTCGGCTACCCCGGCTACCGCGATCTGCGTCTGGCACTCGCCGGGCTCGCCGCGCAGCAGCAGTCGGGCCGCCCCCCGGCGGTCGCCGCGGACATCACGGTGGACGACCCGATAGCCGACGTCGTCACCAAACTCGCGTACGACGAGCAGCAGACCCTCGCGGACACCGCCGCGGGTCTGGACACCGTCCAGCTCGGCGCCGCCGTCACGGCCCTCGCCACCGCGCGCCGCATCGACATCTACGGCGTGGGGGCGTCCGGCCTGGTCGCCCAGGACCTCGCCCAGAAGCTCCTGCGCATCGGGCTGGTCGCACACGCGCACAGCGACCCCCATCTCGCCGTCACCAACGCCGTCCAGCTCCGCTCCGGCGACGCGGCCGTGGCGATCAGCCACTCGGGCTCGACCGGCGACATCGTCGAACCGCTGCGCGCCGCGTTCGACCACGGCGCGACGACCGTCGCGATCACCGGCCGGCCGGACGGACCGGTGTCCCAGTACGCCGACCATGTGCTGACGACCTCGACGGCACGCGAGACCGACCTGCGCCCGGCCGCCATGTCCTCGCGGACCGGCCAGCTCCTGGTCGTCGACTGCCTGTTCATCGGCGTGATGCAGCGCACCTACGAGACGGCCGCGCCGGCCCTCGCCGCTTCGTACGAGGCCCTCGCGCACCGCCACAGCCCCCGGACCCGCACCCGCTGA
- the murQ gene encoding N-acetylmuramic acid 6-phosphate etherase, producing MTSTPGPAELRAQLENLTTEAFRPELAGIDRLPTAEIARLMNGEDRTVPDAVAAQLTAIAAAIDAIAERMARRGRLVYAGAGTAGRLGVLDASECPPTFNTGPDEVVGLIAGGPPAMVEAVEGAEDSRELAAADLDGLGLTALDTVVGISASGRTPYAIGAVEHARTAGALTVGLSCNAGSALAAAAEHGIEVVVGPELLTGSTRLKAGTAQKLVLNMISTITMIRLGKTYGNLMVDVRASNEKLRARARRIVSLATDAPDEAVESALRAADGEVKTAILMLLADVDAGTAADLLKRARGHLREALRL from the coding sequence ATGACCTCCACTCCCGGACCGGCCGAACTGCGCGCGCAGTTGGAGAACCTCACGACCGAGGCGTTCCGCCCCGAGCTGGCCGGCATCGACCGGCTCCCGACCGCCGAGATCGCCCGCCTCATGAACGGCGAGGACCGGACCGTCCCCGACGCCGTGGCCGCACAGCTCACCGCTATCGCCGCCGCGATCGACGCGATCGCCGAACGCATGGCCCGCAGGGGGCGGCTGGTCTACGCGGGCGCGGGTACGGCGGGCCGGCTCGGCGTCCTGGACGCGAGCGAGTGCCCGCCGACGTTCAACACCGGCCCGGACGAGGTCGTCGGCCTGATCGCGGGCGGTCCGCCGGCGATGGTCGAGGCGGTCGAGGGCGCGGAGGACTCCAGAGAGCTGGCCGCCGCCGACCTGGACGGTCTCGGCCTGACGGCGCTGGACACGGTGGTCGGCATCTCCGCCTCGGGCCGAACCCCCTATGCGATCGGTGCCGTCGAGCACGCCCGTACGGCCGGCGCCCTCACCGTCGGCCTCTCCTGCAACGCCGGCAGCGCCCTGGCCGCGGCCGCCGAGCACGGCATCGAGGTGGTCGTCGGCCCCGAACTCCTCACCGGCTCCACCCGGTTGAAGGCGGGCACGGCCCAGAAGCTGGTCCTCAACATGATCTCGACCATCACGATGATCCGTCTGGGCAAGACGTACGGGAACCTGATGGTCGACGTACGCGCCTCGAACGAGAAGCTCCGCGCCCGGGCCCGCCGGATCGTGTCGCTGGCGACCGACGCTCCGGACGAGGCCGTCGAGAGTGCCCTGAGGGCGGCGGACGGCGAGGTGAAGACGGCGATCCTGATGCTTCTCGCCGACGTCGACGCCGGTACGGCAGCGGACCTCCTCAAGCGCGCCCGCGGTCATCTCCGCGAGGCCCTCCGCCTCTGA
- a CDS encoding YunG family protein, giving the protein MTPLLLTDIERAVRDSWSAETCTPESRSRWTEDNPARDQCGVTALVLNDLLGGELIRGEVHVGGERVDYHWWNRLGRGIEVDLTREQFGPEEIVTGGVVIPRPPVTEPHRLRQEYELLRDRVLDKLGRRRTAGSPGCVTSSSRGRVGSSSGA; this is encoded by the coding sequence ATGACACCGTTGCTTCTCACCGACATCGAGCGGGCCGTTCGCGACAGTTGGAGTGCCGAGACGTGCACGCCCGAGTCCCGGTCGCGCTGGACCGAGGACAATCCGGCCCGGGACCAGTGCGGAGTGACCGCCCTGGTGCTCAATGACCTGCTGGGAGGCGAGCTGATCCGCGGAGAGGTCCACGTCGGTGGAGAGCGGGTGGACTACCACTGGTGGAACCGTCTGGGCCGGGGCATCGAGGTCGATCTCACCCGCGAGCAGTTCGGGCCGGAGGAGATCGTCACCGGAGGGGTCGTGATTCCGCGTCCTCCCGTGACCGAACCGCACAGGCTCCGCCAGGAGTACGAGCTGCTCCGCGACCGCGTCCTGGACAAGCTCGGCCGGCGGCGGACGGCGGGATCACCCGGCTGCGTGACGAGTTCGTCGCGCGGCCGGGTCGGGTCCTCCTCGGGGGCATAG
- a CDS encoding DUF397 domain-containing protein: MKISSPEYDPGDAVWRKSSYSGGEGGNCLEVATSSKSARSGAGGGDCLDAAADRPGAVPVRDSKNPDGPKLVFRTAAWSAFVDGVSDAPQTGR, from the coding sequence ATGAAGATCAGCAGCCCTGAGTACGACCCGGGTGACGCCGTCTGGCGCAAGTCCAGCTACAGCGGCGGCGAGGGCGGGAACTGCCTCGAGGTGGCCACATCGAGCAAGTCCGCCCGCAGCGGGGCCGGCGGCGGCGACTGCCTCGATGCCGCCGCGGACCGCCCCGGTGCCGTCCCCGTGCGCGACTCGAAGAACCCCGACGGCCCGAAGCTCGTGTTCCGGACCGCCGCCTGGTCGGCGTTCGTGGACGGCGTCAGCGACGCACCGCAGACGGGCCGCTGA
- a CDS encoding ABC transporter ATP-binding protein has protein sequence MYELTGVTKRYRRGKDTVQALDGVDLAIPDGGRLVIQGPTGGGKSTLLQMLGGLDRPSEGTVVLDGVDLATLPEARLTRVRAEKIGFVFQGFNLVPTLTAQENVETALVPLGLKAAERRERAGEALVAVGLGERRGHLPGELSGGQQQRVAIARALVKRPAVLLADEPTGNLDESMRDEIMELLEGLWAENGLTFVMVTHDSVLARRAPRVATISGGRVTIREQAVGAASYSSRRE, from the coding sequence ATGTACGAACTCACCGGCGTCACCAAGCGCTATCGACGCGGCAAGGACACCGTGCAGGCCCTCGACGGGGTCGATCTGGCCATTCCCGACGGCGGACGGCTGGTCATCCAGGGCCCCACGGGCGGCGGGAAGTCGACGCTGCTGCAGATGCTCGGGGGGCTGGACCGGCCGAGCGAGGGAACGGTGGTGCTGGACGGGGTCGATCTCGCGACGCTGCCCGAGGCCCGGTTGACCCGGGTGCGAGCCGAGAAGATCGGCTTCGTCTTCCAGGGCTTCAACCTGGTGCCGACGCTCACGGCGCAGGAGAACGTGGAGACCGCGCTCGTACCCCTCGGCCTGAAGGCGGCCGAACGCCGCGAGCGGGCCGGTGAGGCGCTGGTGGCGGTCGGGCTCGGGGAGCGGCGGGGCCACCTGCCGGGCGAGCTGTCCGGCGGTCAGCAGCAGCGGGTCGCCATCGCGCGGGCGCTGGTGAAGCGACCGGCGGTGCTGTTGGCGGACGAACCGACCGGCAACCTGGACGAGTCCATGCGCGACGAGATCATGGAGCTCTTGGAGGGGCTGTGGGCGGAGAACGGACTGACGTTCGTGATGGTCACCCATGACTCGGTCCTGGCGCGGCGGGCGCCGAGGGTGGCGACGATCAGCGGGGGGCGGGTGACGATCCGGGAACAGGCGGTGGGCGCGGCCTCGTACTCAAGCCGTAGGGAGTGA